GCCATGAAACTTCGTCCTCTGCACGACCGCGTGGTCGTCAAGCGCCTCGAAAACGAAACCAAGACGGCCTCGGGCATCGTCATTCCCGACAACGCCGCCGAGAAGCCCGATCAGGGTGAAGTGCTGGCCGTGGGCCCGGGTCGCAAGAACGACAAGGGCGAGCTCGTCGCCATGGGCGTGAAGATCGGCGATCGCGTGCTCTTCGGCAAGTACAGCGGCCAGACCGTCAAGGTCGACGGCGAAGAGCTGCTGGTCATGAAGGAAGACGACTTGTTTGCCGTCGTCGAGAAGTAATCAACTCATCAATTCATAGCTCCAAGCGCTTGTCAGCAAAGCGTTTGAGGCTGATTTCATTCATATTTTCAGGAGCCAAACATGGCAGCAAAAGACGTAGTTTTCGGCGGTGACGCACGCGCCCGCATGATGGAAGGCGTGAACATCCTGGCCAACGCGGTCAAGGTCACGCTCGGCCCCAAGGGCCGCAACGTGGTGCTCGAGCGCAGCTTCGGCGCCCCCACGGTGACCAAGGACGGCGTGTCGGTCGCCAAGGAAATCGAGCTCAAGGACAAGCTGCAGAACATGGGCGCCCAGCTCGTGAAGGAAGTCGCGTCCAAGACCAACGACATCGCCGGTGACGGCACGACGACGGCCACCGTGCTGGCCCAGGCCATCGTGCGCGAAGGCACCAAGTACGTGGCCGCCGGCCTGAACCCGATGGATTTGAAGCGCGGCATCGACAAGGCCGTCGTGGCGCTGGTCGAGCAGCTCAAGCAGGCCTCCAAGGCCACCACCACCAGCAAGGAAATTGCCCAGGTCGGCTCGATCTCGGCCAACTCCGACGAATCCGTGGGCAAGATCATTGCCGACGCAATGGACAAGGTCGGCAAGGAAGGCGTGATCACCGTCGAGGACGGCAAGAGCCTGGACAACGAGCTCGAAGTGGTCGAAGGCATGCAATTTGACCGCGGCTACCTCTCGCCCTACTTCATCAACAACCCCGAGAAGCAGGTGGCGGTTCTGGAAAACCCCTTCGTGCTGCTCTACGACAAGAAGATCAGCAACATCCGCGACCTGCTGCCCACGCTGGAGCAGGTGGCCAAGGCGAGCCGCCCGCTGCTCATCATCGCCGAGGACGTCGAGGGTGAAGCCCTGGCCACGCTGGTGGTGAACACCATCCGCGGCATCCTGAAGGTCGTCGCCGTCAAGGCACCGGGCTTTGGCGACCGCCGCAAGGCCATGCTGGAAGACATCGCCATCCTCACGAGCGGCAAGGTGATCGCAGAAGAAGTCGGCCTGTCGCTGGAGAAGGCCACGCTGGCCGACCTGGGCCAGGCCAAGCGCGTGGAGATCGCCAAGGAAAACACCACCATCATCGACGGTGCCGGTGCTGCCGACGACATCGAAGCGCGCGTCAAGCAGGTGCGCGTGCAGATTGAGGAAGCCACCAGCGACTACGACCGCGAGAAGCTGCAAGAGCGCGTGGCCAAGCTCGCCGGCGGCGTGGCCGTGATCAAGGTGGGCGCCGCGACCGAAGTCGAGATGAAGGAAAAGAAGGCCCGCGTGGAAGACGCGCTGCACGCGACGCGCGCTGCGGTGGAAGAAGGCATCGTCGCCGGCGGCGGCGTGGCCTTCCTGCGCGCCAAGCAGGCCATCGGCGAGCTCAAGGGCGACAACGCCGAGCAGGACGCCGGCATCAAGCTGGTGCTCAAGGCGATCGAAGCGCCGCTGCGCGAGATCGTCGCCAACGCCGGTGGCGAGCCCTCCGTGGTAGTCAACAAGGTGCTCGAGGGCAAGGGCAACTTCGGCTTCAACGCCGCCAACGACACCTATGGCGACATGCTGGAGATGGGCATTCTGGACCCGACCAAGGTCACGCGCGCCGCGCTGCAGCACGCTGCCTCGGTAGCTTCGCTGCTCCTGACTACCGAAGCCATGGTCGTGGAAGCGCCCAAGGAAGAAGCCCCCGCCCCCGGCATGCCCGGCGGCATGGGCGACATGGGTGGCATGGGCATGTAAGCACAGGCTGAAAGCACGCGCTTTCACCTCCCGAAGGGCCGCCTCGTGCGGCCCTTTTTTTGCGCGG
The DNA window shown above is from Comamonas sp. NLF-1-9 and carries:
- the groES gene encoding co-chaperone GroES, which produces MKLRPLHDRVVVKRLENETKTASGIVIPDNAAEKPDQGEVLAVGPGRKNDKGELVAMGVKIGDRVLFGKYSGQTVKVDGEELLVMKEDDLFAVVEK
- the groL gene encoding chaperonin GroEL (60 kDa chaperone family; promotes refolding of misfolded polypeptides especially under stressful conditions; forms two stacked rings of heptamers to form a barrel-shaped 14mer; ends can be capped by GroES; misfolded proteins enter the barrel where they are refolded when GroES binds), coding for MAAKDVVFGGDARARMMEGVNILANAVKVTLGPKGRNVVLERSFGAPTVTKDGVSVAKEIELKDKLQNMGAQLVKEVASKTNDIAGDGTTTATVLAQAIVREGTKYVAAGLNPMDLKRGIDKAVVALVEQLKQASKATTTSKEIAQVGSISANSDESVGKIIADAMDKVGKEGVITVEDGKSLDNELEVVEGMQFDRGYLSPYFINNPEKQVAVLENPFVLLYDKKISNIRDLLPTLEQVAKASRPLLIIAEDVEGEALATLVVNTIRGILKVVAVKAPGFGDRRKAMLEDIAILTSGKVIAEEVGLSLEKATLADLGQAKRVEIAKENTTIIDGAGAADDIEARVKQVRVQIEEATSDYDREKLQERVAKLAGGVAVIKVGAATEVEMKEKKARVEDALHATRAAVEEGIVAGGGVAFLRAKQAIGELKGDNAEQDAGIKLVLKAIEAPLREIVANAGGEPSVVVNKVLEGKGNFGFNAANDTYGDMLEMGILDPTKVTRAALQHAASVASLLLTTEAMVVEAPKEEAPAPGMPGGMGDMGGMGM